The genome window GAACAACGGAGATTCCCTTGCACCAGAACGAGAAACGCGTCGGTCGCCGTGCCGTCCTGGCGGGCCTGCTCGCCCTGCCGGTCGCGGGCGCGTGCGCCGCGCCGGCCGCGCCGCGCACCCCCGCCCCGGCTCCGCAGGCGCCCGACCTCGCCGCCCGGTTCGGTCCGGCGCTGGCCGAGCTGGAACGGCGATACGACGCGCGGCTGGGCCTGGCGGCGGTCAACGTCCGGACCGGGCGCGAGCTGAGGCACCGCGCCGACGAGCGGTTCGCGATGTGCTCGACGTTCAAGACCTACGCGGCGGGCGCGCTGCTGGCCGCGCACCCGCTGGCCAGCGGCTATTTCGAAAAGCTGATCCGCTACACGCGGGCCGACCTGCGGCGGAACTCGCCGGTGACCGAGGCCCGCGTGGACACCGGCATGACCGTCGCCGAGCTGTGCGAGGCGGCCATCACCCGCAGCGACAACGCGGCGGGCAATCTGCTGCTGGCCGAGCTCGGCGGTCCGGCGGCGATCGCGCCCTTCGCGCGTTCGATCGGCGACCCCACCACCCGGCTGGACCGCTGGGAGGTCGAGCTGAACACGGCGATCCCGGGGGACGAGCGGGACACCACCACCCCGGCGGGCATCGCGGCCGGCTACCGCGCGATGGTCGTCGGCGACGCGCTGGGCGCTGCGGAGCGCGAGCAGCTCAAGAAGTGGCTGATCGCCAACACCACCGGCGGGGAGCGCATCCGTGCCGGTCTCCCGCCGAACTGGGTCACGGGCGACAAGACCGGTTCCGGTGACTACGGCACCGCCAACGACATCGCCGTCACGTGGACCGAGTCCGGCGATGCCATCGTGATCGCGATCCTGACCACCAAGAGCGCGCCGGAACGCGACTACGACAACAGGCTGCACGCCGACACCGCGCGGATCGTCGTCGAAGCCCTGCGCTGACGACCGCGCGGCCAGGGGTTCGCGGTAGCCGGCACCGCGATCCCCGAGCCGAGCAGCCGAGGCCGATCAGCGGCCCCCAGCAGTGCGGCCGATCAGCCGCTCCGCCGAGGCCACTGGCTCCCGCCTAGAACACCGGCTTGGGTACCAGCACGACGCGCCACCCGTCGGGGTCGGCGAAGGCCAGCGCCCCGTGCTCGGCCCAGTACGGGTTCTCCATCGGCACGGGCTCGTGCCCGGCCTCCCCGAGGCGTCGCACCGCCTCGTGCATCCGCGCGTCCCCGTCGAAGTACAGCACCAGCAGGTTTTCCGCGGTCGGTGCCGGACACGGACTGCCGTCCACCCGCGAGGTGAACTCCAGGTGGTAGTCCGTGCCGGGAAGACCGAGCATCACGCCGTCGTAGCCGGCGTGGCCGCTGAAGCCGTACAGCTCCGGCAGGCCGAGGCAGCCGGAGTAGAACTCGACCACCTCCGCCAGCTTGTCGGTCGGCCGGGCCATCCGCACCTGCGCCACCTTCAGCCCCTCGGGCCACTCGTCAGCGTTGCTCGCCACCACTTCTCCCGTGTTCGCCGTCTGCCAGGGCAACTTAGAACCTCGAGCAAGGTGCAGAGCAAGCTTTCCCGGGCCAGTTCACGCTTTCAGGTGGCGCCGGTGCGGATTTCCCGTGCTGTCAGGCGAATCTCACCGGCAGCGTCTCCGGGCCGAAGATGCCGATGGGATTGCGCCAGGTGACCTCCCCCGCGATCCGCGGTGGGCCGAAGCGGGTGCTGAGCACGGTGAAGGCTTCGGCCAGCTCGGCACGTGCGGCTGCGGCGCCAAGGCAGAAGTGCGGTCCCGCGCTGAGGGTGAGGTGGGGCGTCTGCCTGCTCGCCGTGGTGTCGAAGAACTCGGCGCGGTCGAAGCGCTTCGGGTCCCGGTTGGCGGTGTGCACGCACAGCATCACGAAGGTGCCCGCGGGGATCGTGGTGTCCCGGTAGGTGATGTCCTCCTGCGCGAACCGGAAGAGGACCGGCGCGGCCGGGCACCAGCGAAGGATCTCCTCGACCGCCCGACCGGGATCGTCGCGGAACGCCGTCCACTGCTCCGGGTTCCGGCAGAGGGTCAGCATCGCCGAGCCGAACTGGTGGCGCGTCGTGTCGTGCCCGGCGGAGACCAGGGCGACCAGCAGGTTGCGGAGCTCCTCGCCGCTGATCACCTCTTCCTCGGTCTGCGCGGCGATCATGCTGGAGATCAGGTCGTCGGCGGGTTCGGCCCGCCGACGCTCGATCAGCCCGTCGAAGTAGTCGCCCAGCTCGCTGACCGCGCGCTCCACTCGCTCCCGGACGTCTCCGCCGTAGGCGAGCGAGAACACCAGGCCGACGTCGGTGCTCCAGCCGTGGAACAGCTCGTGGTCCTGCGGTGGCACGCCGAGCAACCGGCCCATGACCATGACCGGGAATGGGTTGGCGAGCGTCTCGACGAACTCGCATTCCCCGGTCTCGGCGATCCCGTCGGCGATCCGGCCGACGGTCTCGCGCATGTAGGGCCGCAGGCCCTCGATTACGCGAGGGGTGAAGGTCCTGCGCACGACGCTGCGCAGGCGGGCGTGGTCCTGCCCTTCCCGGTGCAGGATCATCGGCACGAACCAGTCGTAGAGCGGACCGGAGGTGACGCCGTGCATCTCCAGGTACCGCTTGCCGTCGGACACCAGACGGGGATCGCGCAGGAGGTCGTTCACCTCCTCGTGGCCGAGGAGCATCAGTCCGTTGGGGATTCGTGCGTACCAGTGCCGCTCACGCGCCGCGGCGAGGGTGTCGGAGTCGTAGCCGAAATTCCGGTCGAACACGTCCACGAAGGGGACGGCGGGATTGTCTGCGGACATCAGCATGGCCTGTTGTCAGCTCCTCGGTGTCACCGCCTGGATACCGACGGTGACTTTCGCAGCCGACCGGTTCGGGTAACCACCTCCTTTGGTTGGTGGTCGGGCGAACTTCCCGTGAATGGCCGGTTTCCGCCGGAAGGCGCTCAATGGTCCAAAAGCGACATCGAGGTGACATCGGAGTCTCCTCAGGATTTGACGCCGGTTTCCCTTGTCCCTCATGGACGACTCGTCCTCAGCCGTCCCGGCTCCGGCCACCTCGCCCGGACAGCGTTGGGCGGTATCGCCGGTTGCCCTGCGATACCGCCCAACTTTCCACTGCCCGCTGTTACGAGCCGTTCTCGGTCTGCGCGGAGCCGGTGCCGCGGCTCTGCGAGGTGTTGCCCTTCTGCTCGCCACCGGTGCCGTTCCCGGACTTCGGCTTCGGCTCGACCTTCTCGTTCTCCTCGGCCTGCTCCTCGGCCTGGGGCTCGTCCTCGGCGGGCTCCTGCTTGACGACGTCCTCGTCGTCGTGCTGCTCGGCGAGTTGGGGAGCCTTCTTCTCCGGCGTGCCCTTCTCGGTGGTCTTGCGCGGCTGGAAGGGCTTGCCGGTGGTCTTCTGGAACTCCTTCGCCGCCTTGTCCGCCACGCCCTCGGCGACCTTCTGCACGGCTTCGGCGTCCTTGGCCGCCTGCTCGGCCTGCTTGGCCTGCCGGTCCTTGCTCGCGGCCTCCTCGCGGGCGGCGTCGATCTCGGCCTGCGGTGCGCCCCTCGCGATGAGCTCGTTGACGCGCGCGGCGAAGATGTTGGCCTCGGCCCGCTTGTCGTTGGCCTTGAACCGGGCGTCCTCGGCGATCTTGCGCGCCTCCACGGCCTTGTCGTGGGCGTCCTGGGCCTTCTTGCGGAACTTCTCGATCTCCTCCTTCGACGGCCCCGGGTCCACCGGACCGCTGCCGCCCCCGGTACCACCGCTGCCACCGGTGCTACCGGTGCCGCCGGTGCCGCCGGTGACCGATCCGGGCTGGAAGGAGTACCAGCCCTGTCCGGTGAAGTTCGCGCCCGCGTCGATCTCGCCGCTGGTCAGCGGGTCGCCGGTGACGCACTTGACCGCGGGCTCTCCCGTGCCGCCGACGAACACCGACGTGCCCGCCTGCAACACCGCCGGATGCGCCACGTAGGTGCCGGACTCGTAGTCGTGGCTGGTCACCGCGGTGTCCGACGGCAGCAGCGCCGGGGTCAGGCCGCCGACGAAAGCCGGGATCTCCTCGGGAGCCATGCCGAACACCCCGGCCCACGCGGTGGACCTGCCCGGGTCCGCCTGGAGGTCGGCCAGCAGCCGGTTCGCGTCGCAGTCCGGCTCACCGGTCGCGGTGCCCCGGTCCTGGGCGGACGTGGGCTCCAGGCGTACCTCCTTGGTGGCGGTCCCGCCCGGCAGCAGCGCCCACGCGGTGGTGCCCGCGAGGCCGAGTGCGACCGCCGCGGCCACTGCGAGGCGCAGCCTGGAACGTCCGGACCGGTACACGGTCGACACGCTCACGTGCGTCTCTTCGGGGTGGGGGTTCTGCCCGCGACCGTTCATGTCCGGACCTCCTCAGGTGCTTTCGCTCATGGACCACTTCAGGTCCCTTGCGAAAAGGCTGGCACCGAGAGGAGGCGCGAAGAATGGTGCGGACCCTCCAATCGACCGCGTCCACCCTCCGTCCGCACTGGGGCGTTCCCCAGCACGGACGGTGGGGCCGACGGTGTGCGGGCGTCGGGCCGGGCGCGTCCGGGGGCTCCATCGCGCCCGGCCCGACCGGGCGGACCGACGTGCGGGGGAGGGCGGTACCACGTCGGTCCGGGCTCGGATCGAAGTCCTATGTGGACTCCTTTTCGTCTCCTGGTTTGGAATGCCCGGTCACCGCGCGGGAGTTCGCGACGCATCCCGCGTTGCCGATGCGGTGACCGGGCGCGGGCGCGCGCCGGTCCGGTGCGCGGCGCGAGCCCGGGTATCGGTGGATCACCTGGCGTGCAAACGATTTGACGATGCGGGTACATTCGACGCAACGAGGACGCTCAGTCGTCGGATGGCCGGGCTCGGCCCACATCACTTCCGCACCGCACTCGGCAGGCAGGCCGGGCCCGGGTGCGGAATGTGTTTCGAGAACGCCCGACAAACCCGGCGATGGCAACCAGCGGGGCCACGCTTCCGAGCTGTGCATGGGCCTCTGCCTCCAAGTAGCAGTCGATTGATCGCTGTTGTTGAAGCCACCGTCGCTGGTAGCGTCACCGTGCCACTAGGGCCCTGTTCAGGTGATCTTGCTAGCGCGATCATCGATGGGACGTGTCACATGGCCGCTACCGCGGGTACGCCACGCGCCAGGGCTCTTTCCGCGGCACTGCGAGAAGCCCGGATCTCGAGCGGTATCGGGGTCCGCGCGCTGGCCCGCCGGCTCGAACTCTCACACGTGCAGATCTCCAACTGGGAAACCGGATCGCGGGTACCCAACATCGAGACGGTGGCGATGATCCTCGCCGCCATCCGGGTCAGCCCGGCGGAGCGGGAGCGGATACTCGACCTCGCCCGCAACGTCCGGGAGCCGAACTGGCTCACGGTCGGCATGAACGGCATCCCGCAACAGCTGGCGGGTGTGGTGGAGTGCGAACGCGCCGCGAAGTCGATCGTGGAGTGGGCTCCCATGCTGGTCCCAGGGCTTCTTCAGACGTTGGAGTACACCCGCGAGATCAAGCGGGCGAGCGGGCTTTCGCAGGCCGACACCGAACTGCGCGTGATGCTGAGCGCGAGTCGTTCGGAAGTCATCACCCGCCGGGATCCGATCGGGTTCCATGCCCTGATCGGAGAGGCCGCACTGCACGACGAGATCGGGTCCTGCGCGGTGATGAGAGAACAACTGGAACGACTGGTGGAGAGGGCGGCCCGCCCCAACATCACGATCCAGATCGTTCCGCAGCGCCTGGGGTGGCATCCCGGCCTTGCCGGGCCGTTCGTGCTGTACGAATTCCCGGATACTTCGCCCGTAGTACATTTCGAGCATCACAGTTCCGGTGCTTTCATTCCTTCTGAGCACGATGTCCTCGAGTATCAGAAGGCAGTGGACTGGCTCGGTGGAATCGCGTTGACTCCTGCCGAGTCGGTGTCCCTCGTCGCCGCGCTCGCCGATGGAAGGAAGGTGTGAGAATGGTGGTGCACCGCTGGCAGAAGTCCAGCTACACGAGTGCCAACGGCAACTGCGTCGAGCTGTCGGTGCCACGGGGGCTCATCCGTGATTCGAAGGATCCGGATGGCCCGAGGCTGTCGGCCGACATCGCTGCACTCATCCGAGCCGTCAAGAAAGGCCGGTTCGAGAGGTAGGCGGCCTCTGGGGTCTCCGGGCGCGTGTCGCTCAGAGACCCCACGTGTCTGCAGCTCGGCTCGCGCAGATGGCGGTGGAGGTTCGGCGGTACTCGTGTCAGCCTCACACTGATCATTTGCGACAGGATGTAAGAGAGGGTCGGTTTGGGGTCTCAGCCTGGGGGGACGCACAACAGTGCGTCGGCTGCCGAGAACGTGGTCCAAGCGCAGCACGTACACGGGGGCGTGCACGTTCACCCCGCAAGTTCGACAAGTCCGCTTGTCGTACCGCGCCAGCTGCCCGCCACGGTGCGGCACTTCATCAACCGCACCGTCGAACAGGACGCGTTGACCACACTGCTCAAAGGCGCCGGCAGTGACCAAACGGTCCTGGTGTCGACCATCGACGGGCTCGCCGGGGTGGGCAAGTCGACGCTGGTCGTCCAGTGGGCCCACCAGGTCCGCGAGCGGTTCGCCGACGGCGAGCTCTACGTCAATCTACGGGGTTTCGACCCAGCCGCCGAACCGATGACCTCGACCGAGGCCCTGGGTGGCTTCCTCACCGCGCTGGGAGCGGCGCCGGAGGCGCTACCGGCTGCGGAAGAAGCCAGGGCCGCGCACTTCCGCACACTGCTGCACGGGCGCCGGGTCCTGCTCGTGCTGGACAATGCCCGCGACACCGAGCAAGTGCTGCCGCTACTGCCAGGATCGCCGGGATGCCTGGTCGTCGTCACCAGCCGCCAGCGACTGGACGGGCTCGTTGCCCACCACGGCGCGCAGCGACTTGCGCTGGCAACGCTCACGCGCGACGAAGGTCGTCAGCTGCTGGTGCGGTACGTCGGCGCGGAGCGCATGGCCGACGAGCCGGAGGCGGTCGCGGCACTGCTCGACCACTGCGCCGGACTGCCGCTGGCGCTGACTCTGGTCGCCGTCCAGGCCGCCGCCGAACCGGACCTCGCGCTGGCAGACCTCGCGGCCGACCTCCGCGACGAACGCGATCGACTCGATGCCCTCGATGTGGGCGGACGGACCGGCATACGCGGGGTGTTCTCCTGGTCGTATCGCACGCTGACCCCGGAAGCAGCTCGGCTGTTCCGCCTGCTCGGTATGCCCAACTCGCCGGATATCAGTGTCGGCGCGGCCGCAGCACTGGCCGGCACCGACCCGCGTCGCGTCCGGCGGACGCTCGGCGAACTCTGCCGGGCCCACGTACTCACCCGCCGAACGGGAGATCGCTACGCCTTCCACGACTTGCTCCGTGCCTATGCCCGCGAGCGCGCGTACGCCGACGACGCAGAACAGGAACGCACCGCAGCACTACAACGCCTGCTGGACCACTACCTCTACACCACCTACGCCGCCAGTCAACGACTGGCACCGGACCGAACGCTGTTCCAGCTGGACCACACCGACAAGCGGTTGTCGCGGAACTTCGACACCTATGAAGAAGCCTTGACGTGGTGGGATGCCGAGCACGCCAGCGTGTTGGCCTGCATTCCGCAGGCAGTAGCGCTCGGCATGCCCCGCGCCCCCTGGTTGGCACACGTGGCCACATATCCGTTGAAGCTGCGCGGTCTGATCGACGAGTTGAAAGCCAGTAGTACCGCTGGACTCAAAGGTGCACAAGACACCGGAGACCGCGCCGCCCAGGCTCGCCTTCTTACCGACCTCTCGACGGCACACTACTTTCACCAAGACCTCAACGCAGCTATCCGCTATCAGCAATCTGCCGCCGAACTGTTCGCCGATACAGGCGAAAACCAGTGGGCAGCCAGTGCCTACACCGCGATTGGTTCGCTCTTCCTCGATCTGAAGCGCTACGCGGACGCAGCGGCCTCAGCGCGACGCGCCCTGTACATACAGGGCAATACCAGGGACTCAGCGGTAGACGAGGGAGTAGCCGACGGAGTTCTAGGGCTCGCATTGGTCCACATTGGCGACTTGCCCGAGGCATTCGCCCACCTCCGTCACGCCGTCGACGTAACTGATCGATTCGCACGAGGCTACGCATTGAGCAACCTCGGAGCTGCTTACCTCTGTGTGGAAGACATCGACAGCGCGGTGCGCACCTATCGCCAAGCCGTGGAGCATCGCCGGGCCATCGGCCACCAGCTGGGCGAGGCGACCAGCCTCAACAAGCTCGGCGAAGTACTGCACGCAAGCGGTGATGCCGAAGGTGCTCGGGAAGCCTGGCAGGCCGCCCTCTCAATTCTCGACAGCTTCGGGCATCCCGACGCCGAAACCACCCGAACCCATCTCAACACGCTGGATGCCGCCACATCGGGACCAGGCTCGACCGGCTAGCGTCTGGTCCTAACCCGCCGCCTCGTGCTTGTACGAGTCGTCGAGGACGTTCGCCCGTCCCCACTGCC of Saccharopolyspora erythraea contains these proteins:
- the bla gene encoding class A beta-lactamase is translated as MHQNEKRVGRRAVLAGLLALPVAGACAAPAAPRTPAPAPQAPDLAARFGPALAELERRYDARLGLAAVNVRTGRELRHRADERFAMCSTFKTYAAGALLAAHPLASGYFEKLIRYTRADLRRNSPVTEARVDTGMTVAELCEAAITRSDNAAGNLLLAELGGPAAIAPFARSIGDPTTRLDRWEVELNTAIPGDERDTTTPAGIAAGYRAMVVGDALGAAEREQLKKWLIANTTGGERIRAGLPPNWVTGDKTGSGDYGTANDIAVTWTESGDAIVIAILTTKSAPERDYDNRLHADTARIVVEALR
- a CDS encoding VOC family protein, with protein sequence MASNADEWPEGLKVAQVRMARPTDKLAEVVEFYSGCLGLPELYGFSGHAGYDGVMLGLPGTDYHLEFTSRVDGSPCPAPTAENLLVLYFDGDARMHEAVRRLGEAGHEPVPMENPYWAEHGALAFADPDGWRVVLVPKPVF
- a CDS encoding cytochrome P450; amino-acid sequence: MLMSADNPAVPFVDVFDRNFGYDSDTLAAARERHWYARIPNGLMLLGHEEVNDLLRDPRLVSDGKRYLEMHGVTSGPLYDWFVPMILHREGQDHARLRSVVRRTFTPRVIEGLRPYMRETVGRIADGIAETGECEFVETLANPFPVMVMGRLLGVPPQDHELFHGWSTDVGLVFSLAYGGDVRERVERAVSELGDYFDGLIERRRAEPADDLISSMIAAQTEEEVISGEELRNLLVALVSAGHDTTRHQFGSAMLTLCRNPEQWTAFRDDPGRAVEEILRWCPAAPVLFRFAQEDITYRDTTIPAGTFVMLCVHTANRDPKRFDRAEFFDTTASRQTPHLTLSAGPHFCLGAAAARAELAEAFTVLSTRFGPPRIAGEVTWRNPIGIFGPETLPVRFA
- a CDS encoding DUF6777 domain-containing protein → MNGRGQNPHPEETHVSVSTVYRSGRSRLRLAVAAAVALGLAGTTAWALLPGGTATKEVRLEPTSAQDRGTATGEPDCDANRLLADLQADPGRSTAWAGVFGMAPEEIPAFVGGLTPALLPSDTAVTSHDYESGTYVAHPAVLQAGTSVFVGGTGEPAVKCVTGDPLTSGEIDAGANFTGQGWYSFQPGSVTGGTGGTGSTGGSGGTGGGSGPVDPGPSKEEIEKFRKKAQDAHDKAVEARKIAEDARFKANDKRAEANIFAARVNELIARGAPQAEIDAAREEAASKDRQAKQAEQAAKDAEAVQKVAEGVADKAAKEFQKTTGKPFQPRKTTEKGTPEKKAPQLAEQHDDEDVVKQEPAEDEPQAEEQAEENEKVEPKPKSGNGTGGEQKGNTSQSRGTGSAQTENGS
- a CDS encoding helix-turn-helix domain-containing protein — encoded protein: MAATAGTPRARALSAALREARISSGIGVRALARRLELSHVQISNWETGSRVPNIETVAMILAAIRVSPAERERILDLARNVREPNWLTVGMNGIPQQLAGVVECERAAKSIVEWAPMLVPGLLQTLEYTREIKRASGLSQADTELRVMLSASRSEVITRRDPIGFHALIGEAALHDEIGSCAVMREQLERLVERAARPNITIQIVPQRLGWHPGLAGPFVLYEFPDTSPVVHFEHHSSGAFIPSEHDVLEYQKAVDWLGGIALTPAESVSLVAALADGRKV
- a CDS encoding DUF397 domain-containing protein, which translates into the protein MVVHRWQKSSYTSANGNCVELSVPRGLIRDSKDPDGPRLSADIAALIRAVKKGRFER
- a CDS encoding ATP-binding protein; translated protein: MRHFINRTVEQDALTTLLKGAGSDQTVLVSTIDGLAGVGKSTLVVQWAHQVRERFADGELYVNLRGFDPAAEPMTSTEALGGFLTALGAAPEALPAAEEARAAHFRTLLHGRRVLLVLDNARDTEQVLPLLPGSPGCLVVVTSRQRLDGLVAHHGAQRLALATLTRDEGRQLLVRYVGAERMADEPEAVAALLDHCAGLPLALTLVAVQAAAEPDLALADLAADLRDERDRLDALDVGGRTGIRGVFSWSYRTLTPEAARLFRLLGMPNSPDISVGAAAALAGTDPRRVRRTLGELCRAHVLTRRTGDRYAFHDLLRAYARERAYADDAEQERTAALQRLLDHYLYTTYAASQRLAPDRTLFQLDHTDKRLSRNFDTYEEALTWWDAEHASVLACIPQAVALGMPRAPWLAHVATYPLKLRGLIDELKASSTAGLKGAQDTGDRAAQARLLTDLSTAHYFHQDLNAAIRYQQSAAELFADTGENQWAASAYTAIGSLFLDLKRYADAAASARRALYIQGNTRDSAVDEGVADGVLGLALVHIGDLPEAFAHLRHAVDVTDRFARGYALSNLGAAYLCVEDIDSAVRTYRQAVEHRRAIGHQLGEATSLNKLGEVLHASGDAEGAREAWQAALSILDSFGHPDAETTRTHLNTLDAATSGPGSTG